Proteins encoded together in one Rhipicephalus sanguineus isolate Rsan-2018 chromosome 9, BIME_Rsan_1.4, whole genome shotgun sequence window:
- the LOC119405412 gene encoding uncharacterized protein LOC119405412, producing the protein MVSRSDVKVRRKEMEEVNGTPRTQVQEPSRIRLPEQNRFERSVSHGEVADSAPVRTRVALIRDGVLRAAKIEPDVAGEDTLRINMRQNTIIMSTPSLANAKNYSNIKEIQVNGKSYATAAYITAPENTSKGVIHGIPTYDNQEDIEKSLVNQRNPTILHARRMGLTDSVVIVFEGSFVPYFVYYRGAEYRCLLYKKQYETCTTCGRVGHRADVCPQPDSKKCRGCGVLDPTDDHQCDPQCYLCGKGHLTGDKKCKERFKTPYLLKKRMWEKQQRQRDEQQEMNVSTNTSTTQNWKEHTAENPTEENGNATQDKGGRLRDRSSSFPRLAEGERETTQRRLRSRSRSRSAPHRSRSRARSKSSTKPSPQAESGVGPDGGRGNRTTVSWAGKLSGESLPSGSSSEAVVEESALGQELNQIKKMLEQLTRENAKQRDEIKQLKEENAKLRRNQLRESPSPIQSSTQIITHVSAQASGAHAAKRRAEEISHVESEDISKLLEKKVENMFGELTKAMQQQFAGLQLQLGEIKQRIDSIENRLTAVENTQTDLRPIGAGPVKTNTKPYNRPLTTEVIKVTGEGPVTKHGST; encoded by the coding sequence AGGGTGGCGCTCATCAGAGACGGCGTTCTACGAGCGGCAAAAATAGAGCCGGACGTTGCTGGAGAAGATACTCTGAGAATCAACATGCGACAGAATACCATAATCATGAGCACTCCCAGTCTGGCAAATGCGAAGAACTACAGCAACATCAAGGAAATCCAAGTCAATGGAAAGAGCTACGCCACAGCCGCTTATATAACAGCGCCAGAAAATACATCCAAGGGAGTTATACACGGAATACCGACGTATGACAATCAAGAAGACATAGAGAAGAGCTTGGTCAACCAGAGAAACCCGACCATTCTACATGCGCGACGTATGGGACTCACGGACTCAGTGGTTATTGTTTTTGAAGGGTCTTTTGTGCCGTACTTTGTCTATTACCGTGGTGCCGAATATAGGTGCCTCCTCTACAAGAAACAATACGAAACATGCACTACATGCGGAAGAGTTGGACATCGGGCGGATGTTTGCCCACAGCCCGACAGCAAGAAATGTCGCGGTTGTGGAGTACTTGATCCAACTGACGACCACCAGTGTGACCCACAGTGCTACCTCTGCGGTAAAGGTCATCTTACAGGAGataagaaatgcaaagaacggTTCAAGACCCCATATCTTTTGAAGAAGAGAATGTGGGAGAAACAACAACGACAACGCGACGAACAACAAGAAATGAACGTTTCGACGAACACCAGTACAACACAGAATTGGAAGGAACACACAGCAGAAAATCCAACGGAGGAAAATGGCAATGCCACCCAAGACAAAGGAGGACGACTCAGGGATCGTTCCAGCTCATTCCCGCGACTCGCCGAAGGAGAAAGAGAAACTACCCAACGCAGACTCAGATCAAGATCCAGATCAAGGTCCGCACCTCACAGATCCAGGTCACGGGCCCGATCCAAGTCAAGCACAAAGCCGTCACCTCAGGCAGAGTCCGGAGTGGGTCCTGACGGCGGTCGGGGCAACCGCACAACGGTGAGCTGGGCGGGCAAGCTTTCCGGGGAATCGCTCCCGTCTGGGAGTTCGTCTGAGGCAGTGGTAGAAGAGTCCGCCCTAGGGCAAGAACTAAATCAAATTAAGAAAATGCTAGAGCAACTCACCCGAGAAAACGCAAAACAGAGGGACGAAATAAAACAGCTAAAGGAGGAAAACGCTAAGCTTAGGCGAAATCAGCTACGCGAGTCACCTAGCCCCATACAATCGTCTACCCAAATTATAACTCATGTGTCTGCACAAGCGTCAGGAGCGCATGCAGCAAAACGACGTGCAGAGGAAATATCTCACGTAGAAAGTGAAGACATATCAAAACTCCTAGAAAAGAAAGTAGAGAATATGTTCGGAGAACTAACCAAGGCAATGCAACAGCAATTCGCGGGATTACAATTGCAGCTTGgagaaataaaacaaagaataGATAGCATAGAAAATCGACTAACGGCGGTGGAGAACACGCAAACAGATTTGAGGCCTATAGGAGCAGGTCCGGTTAAAACTAATACTAAACCATACAACCGGCCGCTAACGACCGAAGTAATCAAAGTCACAGGGGAAGGGCCAGTTACCAAACATGGCTCGACGTAG